The genomic window CAGGAGCTCGATCAAGTGGCGCTGCAGCTCGGCAGTGCCATGGACCCGGTGCATGGCGGCTTGCGCGGTGCGCCGAAATTTCCGCAATGCACAATGTTCGAAAATCTCTGGCGCGCGGGCTTGCGCACCGGGGAGGCGCGTTTCCTCAATATCTCAGACCTGACGCTGGAGCGTATATGCGAAGGAGGCATCTACGATCACCTCGGCGGCGGCTTCGCCCGCTACTCGGTCGATGCGCAGTGGCTGGTGCCGCATTTCGAGAAGATGCTCTACGACAATGCCCAGCTTCTGGAATTGCTGGCGCTGGCCTATCGGCGGTCCGCAAACAGCCTTTTCCTCCAGCGCGCCCAGGAAACGGTCGGCTGGCTGACCCGCGAAATGAGCACGCCCCGCGGCGGCTTCTGCTCCTCCCACGACGCCGACTCGGAAGGCGAGGAGGGCAAGTTCTACGTCTGGTCGCTGGACGAAATCACCCGGGTTCTTGGGCCGAAAAATGCTGCATTCTTTGCTGCACATTACGACGTGACGGCCCAAGGCAATTTCGAGGGGCAGAATATCCTTAATCGTCTCAAAGGCTTACCGCGCAGCAAAGATGATGAGGCGCGGCTCGCGATGCTGCGCTCAATGCTGCAGAAAGAGCGCAATAAACGCGTGCGGCCGGGGCTCGACGACAAGATTCTGGCCGACTGGAACGGCCTGATGATCGCGGCTCTGGCCAATGCCGGGGCCATGCTGGGCGAAACGGAATGGATCGCCCTGGGCCGGCGCGCCTTTGATTTCGTCCTCCGAGACATGACCCGCGGCGATCGGCTGGGCCATTCCTGGCGGGACGGACGGTTGCTCTATCCCGGCCTTGCCTCGGATTTTGCCGCCATGATCCGGGCAGCGCTGGCGCTGCATGAAGCGACGGGAGAGCAGGGCTATCTCAACCAGGCGCTCGCCTGGCAGGCGGCACTGGATCGCCATTACGCGAACCCGTCGAATGGAGGCTATTACCTGACCGCCGACGACGCGGAAGGTCTGGTGGTGCGGCCTGCCAGCACGGCCGATGACGCCACACCCAACCCGAACGCGCTGGCCGCGCAGAACCTGATCCGACTTGCCGCCTTCACCGGCGACCATGCCTGGCGCGAAAAAGCCGACCGTCTGATCGAAGGCATCCTCGCCTCGAGCGGCGACAATCTTTTTGCGCATATCGGCATTCTCAACGCCGTCGACATGCGGCTGAATGCGGCGGAGATCGTGGTCACAGGCGAGGGCGCCGACGCCCTGATCGAGGCGGCGTTGCAGCTGCCGTTCCTGAACCGCATGGTCTTGCGCGCGCGGACGGCCGATGCGTTACCGGTGTCGCATCCCGCGCAGGATAAACTTAGAGCAGCGCGCGGCGCCGCAGCGTTTGTTTGTGTGGGAGAAACGTGCTCGCTGCCGGTGACGCAGCCTGAGGATATTGTGACAGCGATCGACGAGATGCAGCCGGCGCAGGCGACGGCTTGAATTACACTTCAAACATTCCAGCGCAGGGCCGCCGCCGATGGGCCGACAAGCTGGAACGTCCGACCGGAAAATCCGCCAGCTCGCGCGCCGCCGCGAGATAGTGTTGCGGCTGCAGACTTTCGCCGCCGGGAACGCGCCAGATCGCGCCAGATCGCGCCATCAGCAGCAAACAGGATGTCGCCGCGATCGACATGGACCCATTCGATCATGCGCAAGCCACTTGCTTGCGGCGCGCGTTCAGTTCGTCAAACCGCGCCTGCTGGTCCAACGGACGGCGGTCCAATGACCATAGGCAGGCCAATGCGCCAGCGCGGTGAAATAGGGGACCGTGCTGATGGCCGTCCGCGAGACGATGCGCTAGGACGCCTCTGCGAAAAGCCTGCCCTTGGAAGTGCCCTGCCACTGGCTCCACGGCTCCGGCGGCACGAGGCCGCCACTATTCCACACCGGCAGGATCTCACCGTTCGCGGTGATGCGGCCAATGAAGGCCGGCTTATGCAAGTGATGATTGCGTTCATCCATGCGCACGACAAAGCCGCTCGGCGCTTCAAACGTCAGCCCGGCCAGCCACGCACGGACCGCGTCGACCTCGGTGCTTCCCGCCTTTGCCACCGCCTGCGCCCACAGCCGGAAACCAATCAGCGTCGATTCCATTGGATCATTGGCGACCGCGGCTTGATTGCCCGTGAAGCTGCGCCACTGGCCGAGGAAAGCGTGGTTAGCTGCGCCCTCGATTGCGCCCAGATAACTCCAAGCCGCCAGATGTCCCTCGATGTCCAATCCGGCCAGCGCCGGCAATTCAGCCTCGCCGATGGAAAGCGTCATCACCGGCAAGTGAGCAGCACGAATGCCTTGCTGCGCGAATTCGCGGAAAAAGTGGACGTTGGAATCACCGCTGATGGTGGAAATGATTGCCGCGTCCGTGCGCGCGCCGAAGCGACGCATCCTGCTTACCGTCTCGCGCCAGAACTTCTCACCAAAAAATTCCGCAACCGCGTCAGCCTTGATTCCACGTAGGGCCAGGTAGCCCTTGATGATCGCATTGGTCGTGTGCGGATAAACATAGTCGGTGCCGACCAAACAGAACTTCTTGCGCCCTTGCGCCAGCAGATAATCGATTGCCGGCAGCGCCTGCTGGTGCGGCGTGGCGCCGAGGTAATAAACGTTTGCGGATTCCTCTTCGCCTTCATACTGGCTTGGATAAAACAGCAGGCCATTCTCGCGCTCGACCACCGGGATGACGCACTTGCGCGACGCCGAGGTCCAGCAACCGAAAATGGCTGCAACGCCATGTTGCTTGAACATGGTGCTGGCCAGTTCGGCATAGTTTTCCGCCTTCGAGCCCGGGTCCAGGATGACCGCTTCTACCGGCCGTCCCAGCAGGCCGCCGGCATTGTTCAGCTGCTCGATCAGCATCACCAGCACCTGCTGCAGCGGCCGTTCGCTGGCAGTTAGCGTGCCGGACAGCGAATGCAGAATGCCGATCTTGATCGCATCGTGATCGAGGTCAGCAAAATACCGTTTCACCGAAGCCACCAGCGATTGCGAGCGGCCGGCCAGTTCCTCGGCCGTCGCCAGGACCTCCGCGCCAGCCTGCGCGACATCGGCAATGGCGGTTTGAATGTCGGGAATGGCGCGGCTCACCGTGGTGGCAACGCCCGCCGCGTCGTCACCGATATGATCGAGCTCGGCAATCTGCCGCTCAAGCATGGCATTGAGGTCGCGATTGACGACGCTCGTGGCATTGACGCTTTGCGAGACGGCGGCGATGGCGGCAGCCGTTTGCTGTACGGCGGTCTGAATCCCGTGAATCTGCTCGCGCACCTGGCCCGTG from Pseudorhodoplanes sp. includes these protein-coding regions:
- a CDS encoding thioredoxin domain-containing protein codes for the protein MTTAANAHENRLAHETSPYLLQHKHNPVDWWPWGPEALAEAKSANKPILLSVGYAACHWCHVMAHESFEDAATAAVMNDLFVNIKVDREERPDIDQIYMSALHHLGEQGGWPLTMFLTPDGEPVWGGTYFPKDSRYGRPAFTDVLHEISRLFKEDPGRIEQNRDALMTRLAERARPPQRVVVGRQELDQVALQLGSAMDPVHGGLRGAPKFPQCTMFENLWRAGLRTGEARFLNISDLTLERICEGGIYDHLGGGFARYSVDAQWLVPHFEKMLYDNAQLLELLALAYRRSANSLFLQRAQETVGWLTREMSTPRGGFCSSHDADSEGEEGKFYVWSLDEITRVLGPKNAAFFAAHYDVTAQGNFEGQNILNRLKGLPRSKDDEARLAMLRSMLQKERNKRVRPGLDDKILADWNGLMIAALANAGAMLGETEWIALGRRAFDFVLRDMTRGDRLGHSWRDGRLLYPGLASDFAAMIRAALALHEATGEQGYLNQALAWQAALDRHYANPSNGGYYLTADDAEGLVVRPASTADDATPNPNALAAQNLIRLAAFTGDHAWREKADRLIEGILASSGDNLFAHIGILNAVDMRLNAAEIVVTGEGADALIEAALQLPFLNRMVLRARTADALPVSHPAQDKLRAARGAAAFVCVGETCSLPVTQPEDIVTAIDEMQPAQATA
- a CDS encoding transporter substrate-binding protein, translating into MSERVASAARSAEAAADNAAHVAAAAQGVREIVSDSGDHVAAARKATERTIEELRRADEAVRSLSDAAQKIDAVINLIQKIAGQTSLLSLNATIEAARAGEAGRGFAVVAGEVKELAQQTAYATGQVREQIHGIQTAVQQTAAAIAAVSQSVNATSVVNRDLNAMLERQIAELDHIGDDAAGVATTVSRAIPDIQTAIADVAQAGAEVLATAEELAGRSQSLVASVKRYFADLDHDAIKIGILHSLSGTLTASERPLQQVLVMLIEQLNNAGGLLGRPVEAVILDPGSKAENYAELASTMFKQHGVAAIFGCWTSASRKCVIPVVERENGLLFYPSQYEGEEESANVYYLGATPHQQALPAIDYLLAQGRKKFCLVGTDYVYPHTTNAIIKGYLALRGIKADAVAEFFGEKFWRETVSRMRRFGARTDAAIISTISGDSNVHFFREFAQQGIRAAHLPVMTLSIGEAELPALAGLDIEGHLAAWSYLGAIEGAANHAFLGQWRSFTGNQAAVANDPMESTLIGFRLWAQAVAKAGSTEVDAVRAWLAGLTFEAPSGFVVRMDERNHHLHKPAFIGRITANGEILPVWNSGGLVPPEPWSQWQGTSKGRLFAEAS